Part of the Brassica napus cultivar Da-Ae unplaced genomic scaffold, Da-Ae ScsIHWf_1981;HRSCAF=2629, whole genome shotgun sequence genome, AAGAAAAGTTTCATTCGAAGCCCTTTAAAGATTCCAGTGATGAGAGCGATGAAAAGCCTGCGATCCATAAGGTTCTCACCTCAAAAGCTGAAGAATGGATGGTTAAGAAAGGTTTGTCATGGCCGTGGAAAGGGAATGAGCAGGAAGGTTCAAAAGGAAGGCCAACTCATTCTGTATGGCCTTGGGTACAAAATGGACAAGGGAAAGATAAGACTCGCCAGATTATCCCTTCCTCTGTTGTTAAGTCTGAAAGCCTTGCCTTTGAAAGTAATAAGCCGGCTACAAATAATGAGGGAGGTAGTATGTGGTCTTCCTCTTTAAATGCAACCAGCACAAGCAGCGCTAGTAGCTGTGGAAGTACCAGCAGCAGTGTGATGAACAAGATTGATGATGCGGATAGTGATGGTCtggaatatgaaattttatgGGAGGATTTAACAATTGGAGAACAAATCGGACAAGGTGATCTATTCTCTTAAATAGATTTGCCACACATCATTCTTTGTatcttcacatttttttttttttttgcgatatTCTGCCTCCCTTATGCTAACATGCATTTTTCCATTTTACAGGTTCATGTGGAACCGTCTACCACGGTCTCTGGTTTGGATCTGTAAGTTTTTGGCTGCTCGTGATATTGTAGAATAtgcatttttcatatatttatacacGCTTCCCTGATAGCTTAAAAAATTGCAAGTTTAAAGTTTTGTCTTATTGAGAGCTGGTATGTTACCGCAGGATGTAGCTGTTAAAGTGTTTTCCAAGCAAGAATACTCAGAAGACGTTATACAATCTTTTAGACAGGAGGTATTGTTTTTAGTCCGTTGCCAATAATTATTGCTCTGAGTGTAGTTTTGACGAAAGATATTTGACATCTTTATTTGTTATTGGTAGAGGCAACATCTTACCTCTTTCATATCACATTACTAAGATTGATTCTTCAACTACACCAGTTTTCTGTACTAAAGCATGCTCACTTACAAACTGCATTGCATCGAATAATAGATCATTTCTGAAAACAGCTAAGTCGAAGTTTTCATTCTTTATATTGGTATTTTTGTGTGAAGGTATTGTTGATGAAAAGACTTAGACATCCTAACGTCCTGCTTTTTATGGGAGCTGTGACTTCACCTCCGCGCCTCTGTATAGTGTCCGAGTTCCTTCCACGGTCTGGTCTCATCTCTTTTAGTTACTGCTCTCACTTTTtggcctcttcggccttcaagcATGTCTCTGAACCATGCTCCTAATGATTCAAATTACTATTTGCAGTGGAAGTCTCTTTCGCCTACTACAGAGGAATGCATCAAAACTGGATTGGAGGCGGCGTATCCATATGGCTTTGGACATTGTGAGTATAGTTATACATTGGATTGACGTgtaaaatttttcatttttatgatcATTGACGATTGGACGTAGACAATTTTCTGAGGATGCTCTATTTGATAttgtttgttatttgttttgtgaTCCTTCTTTTCTCTTTACACAGGCTCGCGGTATGAATTATCTTCACCATTGTAGTCCACCCATCGTCCATCGTGATCTGAAGTCGTCAAATCTGCTGGTAGACAAGAACTGGACCGTTAAAGTAAGATATTCATCTTAAAATACCTTTGTTTTCCCGTAATTCAGATGGATAATAACTTTCTATcttcataaaaattatatcgCGTTCCAAAACGAAGCATTAGATAAACAATACGTTTTATGTGAATGAATGAACTGGTAAAGTGAGACTCAGACCTGCAAAAAGGAACTAGAAACAACGTCAACTTACAGTGACATCTTTAACAGGTAGCTGACTTTGGTCTTTCGCGTATCAAGCATGAGACATACCTAACCACCAAGTCCGGGAAGGGAACGGTACTTAACCCTAGGCTCCTTTTCGATTTGAATTCTGACTTTATAAGCCAACTTCTCACTGTGATTTTTGATTGCCTTTTTACATGTTCTGCAGCCTCAATGGATGGCACCAGAAGTTCTTCGAAATGAGTCTGCTGATGAGAAGTATATTCTCGTGTTCTGTTTGGTTACATTCCTTTGCGTAATTGTTCTGTAGCCTTCAATGCTAACTAGCTATTCTTAAATCATTGATACAGGTCTGACATTTACAGCTTTGGAGTAGTTCTCTGGGAGCTTGCCACCGAGAAGATCCCATGGGAAACTCTCAACGCTATGCAGGTATCATTTTATTTAGATAGAAGAAAGCGTCTCTACTTGCCAACTGGTCCTAAAAATCTCAaacttgagaaaattttatttagaaacTAGATTTTCTGTGATATCATTTAagctaaaaataagaaaaattgtaTCTACAAAATAAGTTGTTTAATAATTCACGTTAACTCTATAAGAACCATAAAAATCATTGTACATGGTGTAATGTGTAAAGATACGAGTGAAAATGTGTTATAAATCTAGTCAAATTTATATGGATATTATTTTGCAACATCTCTACAAATTTGATGTCATGCTCCAATTGCTGCACTTCGGTACACATACACAGACCAAATGTGAAGAGATACTTATTTGAAAAATGTGCAGGTGATTGGAGCTGTCGGGTTCATGAACCAGAGGCTGGAAATTCCAAAGGACATTGATCCCTTGTGGATCGCATTAATGGAGAGCTGTTGGCACAGGTAAAAGTTTCACATACTGAACACCACTAAATCCTTACTAGAGGAATATAGCCTTTAATGGTACGGTGACATTTATTTATGCTTCTCTTTTGGTTTGTCCAACACTGTAGCGATACAAAGCTGAGACCAACATTCCAAGAACTGATGGATAAGCTAAGAGAGATGCAAAGAAAGTCTACAATACAGCTCCAAGCTAGTCGTGCTGCTTTACGTGACAACTCCCCCCTCAAGGACAACTAAAGTGAACAGAAGTTGACTCTTTTGTTCCTGAAGGCGCCATTTTAAGACAGGAAGATGTTCATGAAAACAAAGGAAGGTAGAGAATTTGATCTGTTTTTGAGCAGTAAAAAATGGGTGGGTTTAATTACAACGCGGACGAGACTGGTGAGCTGAGGCAGCCACTGGAATTGTGGGTCTGGTTCTAAAAGCAGGAAGTGATATGTTTGTGTCATTACACAACTTGCCAAAAAGAAACGTATTGGCTCAGGTTGGTTAATTAATTGTGGTGATTGGTTTTTGATATCTTTCTATCGAAGAGGCTTAAAGGAAGTGCGTGAAAGGGATTTGATGTGAAAGTTGATTGCAAAAATGTCACGTGCTTTGTATATGCACTCTCGTTGGGTAGGTGTGCAAGAGTGTCTACTTGCATATATCATTATTACTATATTTAGCGATCAACCGTGGTTGAACCATTTGATGGTTTGTACAGATGAATTGTGAGTGTGAATATTGCGACATCATTGGGGATTTTTCTAGCAATTATCAGAAATAACGgaatattttgttttgctttgcAAGTGCCTCTGTTACTATAATATCCCATAGTTTAGTACAGTTCCAAGACCAGCCCGATTTAAATTGATAAGAAGACTAAAACTTCGAACTTGAGTTAAATATTTGGATACTTGTTCTCAAACCTCACACACAAAAGAAACTGCAAGTAGTAAAAGCTGGAAAAGGCCATTCATAGAGGATATCGTGAAAGCAATTCCCTGGTCGCAGCAACGGCATCGCCTTTGTGCTCCCTTAAAGTTCTCTCCACCACATTCTTCTCTAGCTGCTCGTTTATAATGTtgacaaaacttcaaacttttaGGGGACGGCCACAAGAACAACGAATGTTTCAGCtagtgatgaaaaaaaaaaggaagaagctaAACCTCGAGTTCGTTAACAATGAGCTCAACATCTGCGGCATTGATCTTAACAGAAGCCAGTTCCTTTTCCCTGCATATAAAGTTTCACCAACTTGTCAAAATCTCAATCAAATACATAAGACGCAAAAGATGATATTTGACAAATCTAGTCATCCTATCTTCACACACACAtcttaaacaaaaaatcaaCTCGTAAATGACATCGTACTAATTAATATCTGGCGCCAACACTATATCTAGATGTGAGTCACGTGAAGAATTAAAGCGATACTATGACATTCATTCTTCTGGTCACACGTGTACCAACAGCAAATTACATAGACATTGTACATACAGTCTATATCTCTTAGCATTTACCTCAATCTCTTAGCATTCAGATCAGCCTCCCTAGAAGCAGCAATCGAAGCCATAGCCTGAAACACGAACATTAGCCTTGTCAGCTCAATCAATTCTTTACTAAGTGAGCTAAAGATTTTAGACTAGTCGGGGGATAATGGTGAAAAGAGTAACAAACCGATTGAACACGATTAGAATCGAGCTGGCGATCCTCGACGCGATCGGTAAGCTTGTCTAAAGCTTTGCTTTGTTGCTGTAAGTCCTTTGAATCGACCATTATCTCCGCTCCAGCTTCTTCTCCTCCCTCCATTGCTTCTACCTCTTCTCTTGAGTTTCTCTGAGTGAAGTCTCCGGCTATAGAGAGGAGGTGTTCAAGGTTCGATAGTGTTCTAGCTTCAGTTTTAGCAACCCTAAAGGTTAAACAGTGCCAAAACCGAACCGGACTCCGATTCCACTACTAAACCATCGGTTTAATATGTCGATCTCTTGGGCTGGGCCTTAATTAAATACTTTTGGGCTATTAAGCCCATTAAGATAGCGTACTACTTCTACAAATATCTTCCGCTCAAAATTTTCACAGTTGCGAAAAGTAAACTAACAAACTCCCAAATTTAAAAACCgctctggagagagagagagagatgaaggaAATTCAAATTCCCAGGAAAAACTTTGCGCGCTCATCTGATCCCGCAACGAAGAGACTCATCAAGGATCCTGAGACGAAGAATCGCAAGGTAATTTCAACGTAATCAATCCTTCAATCTCCATTtcgtttcttcatcttcttcctccgcTGTAACTTCCTTCTATATGTACTGAAGGTTGCGGAGAAGAGACAGAGCGCGACCTTCTCCGACGCGTCAGTGGAAATCACGAAGGATCCATCGGATTCTACTCCGATCTCTCAGGTTTCCGTCGCGATCTCCGATTCCGAAGCCGAGGTACGCTTCCTCTCGCGCTTTAGCTAAGTTTTCTGAGATTCTCAGATCCGTTACTGTTTGCGATTGAATCTGATTCGGTGTGTGTTTAGTAACGGATAAGAACAAATCCGAGCAGTTATTTGAATCTTACGTTGCGTATCTCAGAGTTTCGTGCAAGGATCGAGCATAGACCTGTTATCAACGCCGGAGATTTCTCTTCTGGTTGATGAATCTCCAGTTTCAACCGTTACTGATAAGGATTTTCACATCGACGCTGATCAGATTCAGTCGATCGTGGACTTGCCTGCTTCCGTGGAGTCCTTGCGCGCAGAGATCAGTGACCTGAAGAAACTGATCTCTTCAGCTGAGAATCATGAAGAACGTAACTGCCTCGATGGAGTTGTTACTCGCAAATTCCGCATTGTGCTTTTGGCTTTTATCCTTTGGGTTGTTTTGGCTGCGATTGTGGTCTCCGTCAGGTCAGGAGAAAGAATTGCTTACTATGGACCACTTCCAACTTGAAGGATTCAAATCACTTTACATGAATGTAAAAGGTAACTCACTTTACCAATGTTGCATCTTGACTTGCTTTCATAATCTACGCCGTGTCATTTCAAGTTATCTATCTTGAGTTGGTTTGTAGTATCTCTAGAACTTCATCACtataacatatttcaaacaaaGGATAGAACAATTctaaattctctttttttttattcttttttgaaTCGTTGAGCCACACATTCTCTAGCAAAAGTAATACAGATATCTCAATGAAGTCTTAGACATTCAAACTTCCTAGGCCTTATGATAGGGAGTTAAACCTTAAGCACATGCTGGGCCCAAACCAAGTGATCTCTCAAGATCCATTGGTAGGTTGATGGTATAGTAAGCAGGCCTTATAAGCTGCTGGTTAGTTTCATTCCTAACCAATTAATGTGATCCCCTTACACTTTATTGGCACAAGTGATATGATATTTGATCTTGTAATCATTGTGACTCGTGTTGGCTAAAAGCATAGTCTTCTCTGCATCACATATCCAATACATAGGCTTTTGTAGCATTTATGTCTCTAGGTTCTAGTCTACTTTGATGCGCACCATTCTTAGctctgtttcacctttcacgTGTTTGGCAGGCTTGTTTTCTGCTACTTCTCTCAAATTGATAAGTTTTAGATCTCACCCAAACATTTTGTATTCCATTATCATGCAAGCTGTTCCTTACTTTTTAAAGTATATTAGGCCAGACAAATCCAATGCAAAGTCCAGCCTGTGAAGCTTTTTGGGTAATTACTTGATTTGATCTTTTTCACTAATCTTTAGGATAAACTCTTGGAGGTATTAAGGGAAGGTTTCTTTTCCCTTATGGATGATGATACACAGTATTAGGATTTGGAaactatttatgtattttttttatttataaagaaaaatgaatGACAGAATAATCCAGACTGTTTTTTTTACTGGAGACTAGTATTAGGCCACTAAACAccagaaaaacaaaaaactaatgTGCCATGTGTTAGAGAAAAGGAGCTCTTGTTGGTTTACTTTTGAAGTAAAGTTTCTGTGTAATTAAAGGAAAATCCAGGCTTAGTGATTTGAATTAGTGGGCACACCAATTATTGGAGAGGCATTACCTTTCTGTTTTGTCAATAAACATCGGTCTTATCCTTGTGTCTTGACATTGATTAGATCATGAATGaccatttttttgttattactgAATATATAACCAAGGGTTGGTATCATTTTCCCCCCATAACTATCGTAGCATTTGCATAGTTCATTCGTCTGACTGACTATTCTTTGGGAGAAACTAAGTCTTGTTTTGAAATTTGAGTTCCCATTAGgagatatatttgtttttcacaTGTATCAATCAAAACCGGTAATTATATAACCCTTGTGCGTTGGAAAATTCAGCTTCCCAATTCACAAAAGTGAACGTTTCATTGGTTCTCATGTTCCTTTCACGTTTGCTCAGCGTTGTTGGTTCTACCGATGATAACAACTAAAGAGTTAGCTTCAAAATACTTATAGTCTAAtcaaacaataattttatttgtgcTATTTAAACAGGACGTGGCTACTGAGAAACAAGGGACCAAAAACTCAGCTACTTATTTGGAAGCGAAGCATTAGCTGGAAAGGTTACATATGAAAAAATTCTTTAGGTAAGTAAGTATTATCGTATTATTCTCTGATGAAGTTTTTTGTTGATATTAAAAttaccaaaaacaaatattactGATTAACTATTGGCAATTATCCGTTATCTCATCAATTATCCATCTTATATCAGTTGCATTTCCTACGTACAATATATATAACAGAAactaacatatatacatatatattgttcATCTTTGAAAAATTGTTTTCTCTTTAGTGTAACACTTCTCTAGATTTCCAATTCCtttcactttttattttattttttacgtaTTCATGTCTGGGAATCCTATGTATAATGGTATCATCCCCATACATGGTACAATTaattcttataaaaaatatggataaacttcatgtttattttcaaaattacagTATTTATTAGGTGCATAGAACCATAGATCATAGACTTGTAGGGTTGTTCCTTTTCCAAATGTACTTTTCTACATAGGGATAAGAGCCACGTTTAATGGTTAGCCTCTTAATCCGTTCAATGTCGTTTGATTAGAATATTGCCACGACAATGAAATAAAGCTCATGAAAATTATACGAACCGctaaaaataacagtttttgttttcagtactAAATTCATAAACGAGACTGGTCATGAGCCGATGAAGAAGATCATGTGTTGTGTATATAAATTTGGCTAGATTCTGAAGTATTGAAGGAATTGAAGTATCTTAAAACGAAAAGATATTCTTAAATTCGAAATAGATAAGTTTATATTAAAGCAAGTGGCCCTTTAGTGGATAACTGGAGTACTAATTTGTCATGTGCAATCATTGTAACTTATACCTTTCTAAGGTACAGAGAATATGCTGCATAACTTGTACAGAAATTAACCCTTAAGACCTAATAAAGTatgaattcaattttcaacatCTTATCCAGCCTCACATATTACTCCAGAAAAATCTTAACAGATTAGTTTATGAAGTGGTTTTACTTTCATGTCTAACAGataaactaagttttttttcttaaaactagtTTTATAATGCTACTTTGAAGATGTTTATGGGTTATGGCATTACAAATGGAGAAGTTGAAAGGCTTCCTTTTCTGCAAGATATGTGGACCAAATGCCACCCAACAAACTCATTAGTcttatagttatttatttttatatgtatacaaaaaaaaaacataaaatggaCGAGTCGATTCCAATGGTGTTTACAGGGAAAACAAAATCTGAAGAAAGAAAAAGCCTTAAAGAGAGGCAATTCCACTAACCCTACATAGCACATGCATTTTGTTTTGGTATTTTACTTTAGGTATAAAGTAGTATTTAAGTAAAACTTTTTAACATTTACGAAATCATTGCACTGAATACAAAATCCAAAGTTTGAGTCATTGGCCCCTCTCTTTTGTCTTGTCAGTCCATTAAACGACCACTGAAAGTCACAAATAGATTTCTCCAATAGTTGTATTACACGTCGTCATGCCATTTGAATCTCTACCTTCCTCCTCCAGTAAACCAAAGAATCGACCTTTATGATGCATATTAGGGGCTTCCTCTTAAATTACCAAAAGGGTTATCTTCCTTCTTAAACATCTTTGTATGTAAATAAGTTCATTTAACTTATACCGCAAGAAACAATTCCAGATTAGGATTGAgcccaaaatataataataagcaAACAATCATTATGGATGCCTTACCCACACTAGTATCTTTGTAACATTTC contains:
- the LOC125599750 gene encoding serine/threonine-protein kinase PAK 3-like, whose amino-acid sequence is METPPAEQLLKKILELEENQEHLKQEMSRLKVSTEIRQRSHSVSPHRPPRRNIGGDGGPSWRKSGAASFRHASPLRKDSRIQGPINLRAGVGGGPGGGGGGPSAGKFTDKQYLNILQSMAQAVHAFDLNMRIIFWNAMAEKLYGYSAAEALGENPINVIADDRDAAFAMNIARRCVRGESWTGEFPVKSKSGERFSAVTTCSPFYDDDGTLIGIICITSNTAPYLNPRISLAKLKAEEGETSFVTARNSFASKLGLDSKEAVISKLGLDSDQPIQTAIASKISNLASKVSNKVRSKMRAGESSSATLSEGGSGDSHHSDHGGVFGATHSDHRDDAASSGASTPRGDFVQSPFGVFTCNEEKFHSKPFKDSSDESDEKPAIHKVLTSKAEEWMVKKGLSWPWKGNEQEGSKGRPTHSVWPWVQNGQGKDKTRQIIPSSVVKSESLAFESNKPATNNEGGSMWSSSLNATSTSSASSCGSTSSSVMNKIDDADSDGLEYEILWEDLTIGEQIGQGSCGTVYHGLWFGSDVAVKVFSKQEYSEDVIQSFRQEVLLMKRLRHPNVLLFMGAVTSPPRLCIVSEFLPRGSLFRLLQRNASKLDWRRRIHMALDIARGMNYLHHCSPPIVHRDLKSSNLLVDKNWTVKVADFGLSRIKHETYLTTKSGKGTPQWMAPEVLRNESADEKSDIYSFGVVLWELATEKIPWETLNAMQVIGAVGFMNQRLEIPKDIDPLWIALMESCWHSDTKLRPTFQELMDKLREMQRKSTIQLQASRAALRDNSPLKDN
- the LOC125599753 gene encoding huntingtin-interacting protein K-like, encoding MEGGEEAGAEIMVDSKDLQQQSKALDKLTDRVEDRQLDSNRVQSAMASIAASREADLNAKRLREKELASVKINAADVELIVNELELEKNVVERTLREHKGDAVAATRELLSRYPL
- the LOC125599752 gene encoding protein SINE3-like → MKEIQIPRKNFARSSDPATKRLIKDPETKNRKVAEKRQSATFSDASVEITKDPSDSTPISQVSVAISDSEAESFVQGSSIDLLSTPEISLLVDESPVSTVTDKDFHIDADQIQSIVDLPASVESLRAEISDLKKLISSAENHEERNCLDGVVTRKFRIVLLAFILWVVLAAIVVSVRSGERIAYYGPLPT